The genomic region GCGCCCTGCATCCTGCATGACTTCATACGAGTCGTAGTACACATCTTTGGGTGTCGCAAGTTTTAAGCTTTGCAGCGTTCCGAAACGGTAGTTGTTGACGGCAACCTTATACACCTTTTTAGGATCAAGGGTTTGCCCTTTTATCTTGGCGTTTGTGATTCTATTCCCAGCCTCTTTTGAAATATCAATGTCGTAATCGATACCTTCAAACATATCGTAGTTATAACCGCGCACATTGGGATTAAACGAAATCGTTACATCGCCTTTCTTTGCCGTGTTGTAATATGAAGCCGACCACTCCATGTATTTTAACAGATTCTCACCGGTCATATTAACACCCATCAGCGTATTGGAATATTTATAGATAAAGGCAACATCCTTTTTCTTGAAATCCCCTTTCTTTAAATTCATATCCAAGCGGAAAGCGGCAGCGGCAGCAACATCAGCCTTCGTGTAATAAAGCTGCACATCATTGATTAAGTCGATAAGTGCGGTATCTTCAAGCTGAATAGTAGGCATGGTGGTAACTTTATCTTGTCCGGTGATGTAGTCAACACGCGGGATAAAGTCCGCAGTAACTTTTCCGACAATGAGGTTTGCATCTGCAACGGACTTGTCATGCACAAAGCCAAACTCTTTTTCCATCGCTTTATCGGCAGCAATCTTAGCGGTTTCGCGGTTTTCCGCTTTTACGGAAACGACCTTCCATGCGCCGTTATCTTTTTTAACCTGTACTTCGCCTACCGCTAAAGCCCAACCATAGCAGCCCGGTTCAATAATCCATGTTTTATCTCCGTTCTGACCGTCGATAAGGGTTGCATACCGAGCGTGCTCATGTCCGCCGAAAATTAAATCGAACTCAGGGATTTGCTTTGCCATTTCGATAACGCCGCTGTTGGTGCCGTATTCACCATTGCGCCCAAGATGGAACGCACCGATTAAGACATCGTATTGCCCTTTTAAGGAATCGACGGTTTTGCGTGCAACCGCTATCGGATCTTCAAATTCCAGCCCTTTAAAGTGAGACGGTGCGGCAGCTTCCCACATCGGGATATGAGGCGGCACCATACCGATAACGGCAACACGGACTCCTTCAATGTCAAACAGCTGATAGGGTAGTACGAAATGGCTGCCGTCCTTTGTGTTTTTGATATTGGCGCTTAATACCGAACCGTTGAAGTGGCGGATATTACGGGCAAGGAATTCTTTTTCAAAGTTGAACTCATGGTTGCCCAAAACCCAAATATCGTAGTTCATGTAGTTGAGCGCTTGAATCATGGGGTGGGTGTCAAGGTCGTTAAACAGATCGGCACTGTTATCCTGCACTGTATCGCCGACGTCGATTAAAACGGTGTTGGGATTTTGTGCGCGCAGCTCTTGCGCCAATACGTATGTTTTTACAAAACCGGCAGCGGGTGTCTCCTCGCATACTGCGTAGTCATAGGCATAGAGTCGTCCGTGTACGTCGCCGGTTACGCCGAAGGTCAGGGTAACGGCATCCGCCCCCGGCTGTCCCTTTTGGATAACCTTGTGGGTAAGTTTTACCTCATCAGATTGCTTTCCGTGTGCCTTGGCTGTGCGTGCGGAAGTTTTTTCCGTGCTTCGTGCCGATGAATTTGTCTCCACGCAGGCTGTCAGCGAAAAAACAAAGATCAATGCAGCAACAAAACCTAGCATTCTTTTCTTGATCATGTGCATACTCCTTCACATTTTTTTTGGGTCTCTTTCACCAGCTGTACTGAGCGGTGATCAATTCCCTCTCTATAATAGTACGGATATTTTCCGTCTATTTTCGCATTTTTTCCGCAGCCGGTATTCTCAGTATAAAAAGAGCTACCAGTGCCGTACACGGAACTGCCGCAATAATACCAATGCTCCCCGAAATACCGTGCATAATTTCTATGACGATGCGCGGTATATTGATAAACTGCGTAAAGCTCATGCCGTAGCCCCAAATCATCATCACAAGCGGCAGGGACGAGCCGGCAAAGGCGAGAATGAGCGTGTTACTCATCGTGCCGGTAATATCTTTGCCCACAGTCAAGCCCGACTGAAAGAGTTCTTTTTTGCTGAGGCGCGGATTTGCGGATAAAATTTCTTGCATGGAAGATGCGATGGACATACTGACATCCATCACAGCGCCGAGCGAAGCAATCAAAATTGAGGTAAACAATAGCCCGTCCAGTTTGAGGTTATAATCAGGCGCCAAGTTGAGTAGCTGCTCGCCACCTTCCATATTCACACCGGAAAGCTGTGCCGAGTAGGATACAACGACAGAGATAATCCCCGCGATGGTAATGCCGGACACGGTGCCTGCGATTGCGGTATATGTTTTGCGCGTAAAGCCGCCTATCAAAATAAAGCTGACGATGGTCATAATGGAAACAAGACCGATAGAAACCGGCACGGGAGGAAAGCCTGCAAACAGGGCGGGAATAAGCACGGTAACAATGAGTACACAGGTGAACACCAGTCCGAGTGCGGATTTTAACCCTTGTCCCCTGCCGAGGAGGATAAGGGCAGCAAAGAACAGCCCCAGCAGCATAAAAACATGGGCATCGCGCTTGAGGTTATAAAGCCACACGGCTGTTTTCCCTCCGCTGTTCCGCAGTGTGAACACCGCTTTTAAGCCCTTATACGCAAAATTGCTGTGTAGACTGCTGAGCGTATTATACACTTCAAATTCCGTATTTTTATGAGTTCCTTCGAGGATTTTAACACGGAGCTTTTGCGTACCGCGGAACTTTCCTTGCACAATCGGATCGGGAGAAAGGTCTTCCTCGAGCACCTCCTCCACAATACCCTCAGCAAATTCTTGCGTAAACGGCGATTCAGGCTTGAGTTTATCTGAAATTTTCGGCATACCGATGCAGAGCAGCACCGTAATGATCAGCACTGCCCCTGCGAATATTTTTTCTTGCATACTCTCTTGTAAAAGTATACCGTGAGATTTCCCCACCCGTCAACAATTTTTTTCCTTTACCAAATAAGTTTTTTCCTATTTTCAAAAGGTATGGAATATGGTATATATACCGCTCGACTCAAAATTATTTAAAGTGAGATAAAAATAGGATTGTAATATGGCAAAAAAACGTTTTTCAATTAGCAACAAATTGATTATTATCTTTGGACTTTTAATTGCAGTAGCTTCGTTGACGGAAGGTGCGCTGGCAATCAGCTTTGCACGGAAGGCCGTAATCGAAAAATTGGAAATACAGCTCATCGATAAGGCCTTGGATGAAGCGGAGATCATCGACGCAAAAATAACTGCTTTTTTTCAGTTTTTAGAGGGACTATCCCATATCCCGATACTGTATGATCCAACCGCTTCATATCAAGAAAAATTGGAACAGCTGCAGAAAAATGCAGTGAGCAACAATACAATACAAGAACTCAATATCAGTGATACCGCAGGCGTTTGCTATGTAGAAAGCGGTACGGTAAATGTAAGCGATAGAGATTGGTTTAAGGCTGCAATAAAAGGAGAGCGTTTCGTTTCAGATTTATTGATTTCGAAAACAACTCAAAAACTGATTAGCACCTTTTCGATTCCGCTTTACGATGAAACCCATCGTATTATAGGTGTTTTATCTGCTGATATTTCCGGCTTGTGGTTCAGAGATAATATCAAAGACATTACCATCGGCAAAAGTGGCAATTGCTACATCATAGGACCTACGGGAGCAACGATTGCCGATCAGGATATTGATGCGGTAACAAGTATGCTCAATCCAAGTCAAGAAGGACAGAGCAATATTGAATTGGATTCTTGCGGAAGATTCGAAAGGAACGCGATAGCTTCTTCACAACCCGGCATCGGTTATTATGAGTACGAGGGTGTTCCCAAAATTGCAGCTTATACAAAATTGAAGTCGGCCGCATGGACTACTATCGTATGTGCGCCCGTACATGAATTTATGGAAACCGTAAACACGCTCCGGCTCAGTCTGATTTTAATCGGATTCGTTATTTTTGCAGGATCCGTTATTATCGTCTATTTAGTATCCAGAGGTATGATAAAACCGGTTAAACGAACAGTTTCGGCTTTAAAAAATATCGCACAGGGCGAAGGTGATTTAACCGTAAGCCTTCCGGTAACCGGAAATGATGAAATTACGGACTTATCGGAATATTTTAACGAGACGATTGCAAAAATAAGAAACGCAATCAAATCGATAGGTGTGAACTGCAATCAAATGGAAGAAATCGGAAATACGTTGTCTACCAATATGACTGAAACGGCAAGCGCGGTGCACCAAATCAGTACAAATATCGATGGTGTAAAACATCAAGCAATGACTCAAGCGGCAAGCGTTACCGAAACAGCGGCAACCGTTGAGGAAATCGTTCGTACCATTAAGCAATTGAATACAGGCATCGAAATGCAGGCAGCAAGTGTTGCACAGTCATCGTCATCTATAGAAGAAATGGTCGCAAATATCGCTTCGATTGGGCAAACGCTCACTAAAACCGATAGTGCTATTAAAGAGCTTACAACTGCTACTGCTAATGGCAAAGCTACGATCGTTACATCGAATACCGTAACGCAGAAAATTGCAGAAGAATCCGGTTCTTTACTGGAAGCGTCAAGCGTCATCCAGCACATTGCATCGCAGACAAACTTATTGGCAATGAATGCTGCAATAGAAGCTGCACATGCCGGTGAAGCCGGCAAGGGCTTTGCCGTTGTAGCTGATGAGATAAGAAAGCTTGCCGAAGAATCTTCGGTACAAGGAAAAACGATCACCACGACCTTAAAAATGCTTTCAGCGGAAATAGAAACACTTTCCGTATCATCAAAAACGGTAGAAGGAAATTTCAATAGTATTTTTACTCTTGCAGAACAGGTTAAAAAGATGAGTGCCCATCTAACCGAATCGATGAAAGAACAGGAGCACGGCAGCAAAGAAGTATTGACAGCTATTAAGAACATCAACACGGTAACAATGGAAGTACAAGCCGGTTCCGAGGAAATGCTGAAAGGCGGTGAAGGGGTCGCTCAGGAAATGCGAAAGTTGGATAATCTTACCCGCATCATAACTGACAGTATGAATGAGATGGCGGCAGGCGCGGTGCAGATTAACAATGCCGTGCAGGAAGTAAACGAGATTACACAAAAGAACAAGCAGAGTATCGAGAATCTGGCAACCGAGGTCTCTAAATTCAAAATTTAGACACAAATAGAGCGGTATCTACGGCGTTGCTGCACAAAAATAAATGCTCAACGTACACAAAGTACGTCTCCGCTTTATTTTTGTTCGCGCCTTGTATCTACTCGCTCTATTTGTGTCTAAGATATTTCGCAAAAGCGCTGAAAAAAATAATTTTCCGATAAAAAGAAAAATACCCCCTACAACCCCTAAAAAGAAAAATGACGGGTAAAGAGGGAGCCCCCTCTTTACAATCTCCCCTTATATGCCTCGCCTTTGTTCTTGAGCTTAGCTCTGATACAAAAGCTTGGCCGTCGGGGTTGCCACGATAACCTATTTCAGAACGTCCACGGATGGACGGGGTGCCAATTAGAAACGAATTTAGGCGCAAGACTAAATTCGCAGGCAACGAATGTATAGGTGTGCATTCGTTGCCGTGTCTCCGCTTTATTTTTGTTTGCGCCTTGTATCTACTCGCTCTATTTGTGTCTAAGATATTTCGCAAAAGGGTTGAAAAAACAGGTTTTTCGATAAAAAGGAAATACCCTTATACCGCTAAAAAACTGTCCCAAAGATATCAAGCTAGGTGTCTATTCTTTTTAATTCTGTCAGTGCTTTATTGCGATAAACTAAATCGTTTCTAACGGAAAAGCCTTCGTTTTCCCAAAAGGCATTACCATCTTTATTTTTAGTGAATACAACTAACGCGGTTTTGTGAATACCAATATGTTTTAAAGCATTCAGCACCGTGGAGATCAATTGGGAAGCAACCCTTTGTCTCCGCCATTTCGGATGTACAGCAGTATGGTATATGTAACCTCGCCTTCCGTCATTTCCTGCTAATATTGCGCCGATAATATCTTTTTCATTTTCCGCAACAAAACATGTTTCCGGATTGCGCTTCAAGAAACGAGCAATACCTTCTTTTGAGTCGTCTAAATCGTTCAAGCCCATTCCCGCACACGACATCCATAAAGCATATACCGCTTCATAGTCGGATACAAGCATAGTACGTATATTCATTGGTTGTTTCCAATTTCCGGCAGTTTAGCGGCTAAACTGCCGGAAGACATTATTTATTTTTCTTTTGCTACAGACGGTTCAAAAGCTTTTTTAGGAGTTCTGCCTTCGTTCTGTGCGGCAAAACCTACCAGTTCCGGGTATATTTTCTGTGCTTTTTCAAACACATCGGCTGCTTGGTCGTTTCCTAATTTGGTTGCATATTTTGCTGCGGCGGATTCACCTTTTTTGGTATAGAGCCGTGCAATTTCAGCATCTTTGCCTTTCTGCTCTTTAATCAGCTTTTGCTCATACGCTTTCCAATAGCTGCGGACATTCTTTCCGTACATATCCCTGTTTAAAGCTGAAAAGACATTGATAGTCCGCATCAGCCAATAAAACGAATCAGGCGTATACATTTTGTTGTCGACTTTATACGCAGCGTAGGTGTCCGTAATGTTGCCATAGAAGGGCAGATACACCGAATGTTCCGCATTTGCCATTGCCATCCACATCACACCGCCGACAGCTT from Treponema vincentii harbors:
- a CDS encoding bifunctional metallophosphatase/5'-nucleotidase, encoding MIKKRMLGFVAALIFVFSLTACVETNSSARSTEKTSARTAKAHGKQSDEVKLTHKVIQKGQPGADAVTLTFGVTGDVHGRLYAYDYAVCEETPAAGFVKTYVLAQELRAQNPNTVLIDVGDTVQDNSADLFNDLDTHPMIQALNYMNYDIWVLGNHEFNFEKEFLARNIRHFNGSVLSANIKNTKDGSHFVLPYQLFDIEGVRVAVIGMVPPHIPMWEAAAPSHFKGLEFEDPIAVARKTVDSLKGQYDVLIGAFHLGRNGEYGTNSGVIEMAKQIPEFDLIFGGHEHARYATLIDGQNGDKTWIIEPGCYGWALAVGEVQVKKDNGAWKVVSVKAENRETAKIAADKAMEKEFGFVHDKSVADANLIVGKVTADFIPRVDYITGQDKVTTMPTIQLEDTALIDLINDVQLYYTKADVAAAAAFRLDMNLKKGDFKKKDVAFIYKYSNTLMGVNMTGENLLKYMEWSASYYNTAKKGDVTISFNPNVRGYNYDMFEGIDYDIDISKEAGNRITNAKIKGQTLDPKKVYKVAVNNYRFGTLQSLKLATPKDVYYDSYEVMQDAGRIRDLIGAYVKKVDKGVITPKVNYNWKIIGFNPNVAERDKIFDEIRAGTIMIPRSADGRTPNIKSINIYELKK
- a CDS encoding GNAT family N-acetyltransferase, whose product is MNIRTMLVSDYEAVYALWMSCAGMGLNDLDDSKEGIARFLKRNPETCFVAENEKDIIGAILAGNDGRRGYIYHTAVHPKWRRQRVASQLISTVLNALKHIGIHKTALVVFTKNKDGNAFWENEGFSVRNDLVYRNKALTELKRIDT
- a CDS encoding YibE/F family protein → MQEKIFAGAVLIITVLLCIGMPKISDKLKPESPFTQEFAEGIVEEVLEEDLSPDPIVQGKFRGTQKLRVKILEGTHKNTEFEVYNTLSSLHSNFAYKGLKAVFTLRNSGGKTAVWLYNLKRDAHVFMLLGLFFAALILLGRGQGLKSALGLVFTCVLIVTVLIPALFAGFPPVPVSIGLVSIMTIVSFILIGGFTRKTYTAIAGTVSGITIAGIISVVVSYSAQLSGVNMEGGEQLLNLAPDYNLKLDGLLFTSILIASLGAVMDVSMSIASSMQEILSANPRLSKKELFQSGLTVGKDITGTMSNTLILAFAGSSLPLVMMIWGYGMSFTQFINIPRIVIEIMHGISGSIGIIAAVPCTALVALFILRIPAAEKMRK
- a CDS encoding methyl-accepting chemotaxis protein; its protein translation is MAKKRFSISNKLIIIFGLLIAVASLTEGALAISFARKAVIEKLEIQLIDKALDEAEIIDAKITAFFQFLEGLSHIPILYDPTASYQEKLEQLQKNAVSNNTIQELNISDTAGVCYVESGTVNVSDRDWFKAAIKGERFVSDLLISKTTQKLISTFSIPLYDETHRIIGVLSADISGLWFRDNIKDITIGKSGNCYIIGPTGATIADQDIDAVTSMLNPSQEGQSNIELDSCGRFERNAIASSQPGIGYYEYEGVPKIAAYTKLKSAAWTTIVCAPVHEFMETVNTLRLSLILIGFVIFAGSVIIVYLVSRGMIKPVKRTVSALKNIAQGEGDLTVSLPVTGNDEITDLSEYFNETIAKIRNAIKSIGVNCNQMEEIGNTLSTNMTETASAVHQISTNIDGVKHQAMTQAASVTETAATVEEIVRTIKQLNTGIEMQAASVAQSSSSIEEMVANIASIGQTLTKTDSAIKELTTATANGKATIVTSNTVTQKIAEESGSLLEASSVIQHIASQTNLLAMNAAIEAAHAGEAGKGFAVVADEIRKLAEESSVQGKTITTTLKMLSAEIETLSVSSKTVEGNFNSIFTLAEQVKKMSAHLTESMKEQEHGSKEVLTAIKNINTVTMEVQAGSEEMLKGGEGVAQEMRKLDNLTRIITDSMNEMAAGAVQINNAVQEVNEITQKNKQSIENLATEVSKFKI